A part of Caldisericaceae bacterium genomic DNA contains:
- a CDS encoding phosphopentomutase — MEIKRVIILVLDSVGAGEAEDAIEYGDWGANTLLHTIQYNPDLTFPNLEKLGLRGVIFNEPGNYIASYGRLKENSKGKDSISGHWEMTGVILKKAFPTYPNGFPKEVIEKFEALTHKKVIGNKPASGTEIIKEFYEEHKKTGNPIVYTSADSVFQIAAHKDVIPLEELYRMCEIARFEVCIGEHEVARVIARPFVGSLETGFIRTSERRDYAVKPPHKTVLDLIKEKGLNVVGIGKIHDLFAGTGLTESVHTDNNTDGLEKTIQEINKDYHGIIFTNLVEFDANWGHRRDFVSYGKGLKDVDNYLPKILNGLKDYDMFLITADHGCDPTFKNHTDHTREFTPLIVYGKHIQPNVNLGLRKSIADISATISEIFNVERINGESFLNLIYK, encoded by the coding sequence ATGGAAATTAAAAGAGTTATAATTTTAGTGCTTGATAGCGTCGGTGCAGGTGAAGCAGAAGATGCTATTGAATACGGTGATTGGGGAGCAAACACCCTTTTACATACGATTCAATACAATCCGGATTTAACTTTTCCAAATCTTGAAAAATTGGGTTTGCGTGGTGTAATTTTCAATGAACCTGGAAATTATATCGCTTCATATGGAAGATTAAAAGAAAATTCTAAAGGGAAGGATTCAATTAGTGGACATTGGGAGATGACTGGTGTAATTCTAAAAAAGGCTTTTCCTACATATCCAAATGGGTTTCCTAAAGAGGTTATTGAAAAATTTGAGGCATTAACTCATAAAAAAGTGATTGGAAACAAACCTGCTTCTGGCACAGAAATCATAAAAGAGTTTTATGAAGAACATAAAAAAACTGGAAATCCAATTGTTTATACATCTGCAGACTCTGTGTTTCAAATTGCAGCCCACAAAGATGTAATTCCACTTGAAGAGTTATACAGAATGTGCGAGATTGCAAGGTTTGAGGTTTGCATTGGTGAACATGAAGTTGCAAGGGTTATTGCTCGTCCATTTGTAGGATCTTTAGAAACTGGTTTTATTCGGACTTCGGAAAGAAGGGATTATGCCGTAAAGCCACCTCACAAAACCGTGCTTGATCTTATTAAGGAAAAGGGATTAAATGTAGTTGGAATTGGAAAAATCCATGATCTGTTTGCAGGAACAGGTCTAACTGAATCCGTTCATACCGATAACAATACCGATGGTCTTGAGAAAACTATTCAAGAGATAAATAAAGATTACCATGGCATTATTTTTACGAATCTTGTTGAATTTGATGCAAATTGGGGGCACAGAAGAGATTTTGTATCGTATGGAAAAGGTTTGAAAGATGTGGATAATTATCTACCTAAAATACTTAATGGTTTGAAGGACTACGATATGTTTTTGATAACAGCAGACCATGGCTGTGATCCTACCTTTAAGAATCATACCGACCATACAAGAGAATTTACTCCTCTAATAGTATATGGGAAACATATCCAACCTAATGTTAACCTAGGTTTACGTAAATCAATTGCCGACATTTCTGCAACGATTTCTGAGATCTTTAACGTGGAAAGAATTAATGGAGAGAGTTTTTTAAATCTAATTTATAAATGA
- a CDS encoding lipoate--protein ligase family protein, protein MAIDEALLIAQAKYGSSPVLRVYKFVPPTLSIGYFQSAIKEVDFESLTKKGYGFVRRPTGGKAVLHDRELTYSITITYPHRILKMNLLDSFHHLSTGIIKAIEYLGGNAYFSKKEDKNFSNPSCFASPTFSDILLNEKKVVGSAQMRNKIGLLQHGSIIYEVDVRDIFECFNLEEKTRQRLIEDGQNKITSLSQELKRKITFEDVKINLIKGMQEILNEEIVESKLTSLELDIAYDLYKNKYNTKEWNFKR, encoded by the coding sequence ATGGCAATAGATGAAGCCCTGTTAATTGCCCAAGCAAAATATGGTTCAAGTCCCGTTTTGAGGGTTTACAAATTTGTTCCTCCAACTCTTTCAATTGGCTATTTTCAATCGGCAATTAAAGAAGTTGATTTTGAAAGTTTAACAAAAAAAGGTTATGGTTTTGTAAGAAGACCCACAGGAGGAAAAGCTGTCCTACACGACAGAGAATTAACATACAGTATTACAATTACATACCCACATAGAATACTCAAGATGAACCTGTTAGATTCATTTCACCACCTTTCAACAGGGATAATAAAAGCAATAGAATACCTTGGAGGAAACGCATACTTTTCTAAAAAAGAGGACAAGAATTTTTCTAATCCTTCTTGCTTTGCTTCTCCAACGTTTTCTGATATCTTACTTAATGAAAAAAAGGTTGTAGGTTCAGCACAGATGAGAAACAAAATTGGTTTGTTGCAGCACGGTTCAATAATTTATGAGGTTGATGTAAGAGACATTTTTGAGTGCTTCAATCTTGAAGAAAAAACAAGGCAAAGACTTATAGAGGATGGTCAAAATAAAATTACTTCACTCTCACAAGAATTAAAAAGAAAAATAACCTTTGAAGATGTTAAAATTAACTTAATCAAAGGCATGCAAGAAATTCTAAACGAAGAGATTGTTGAAAGTAAATTAACTTCTTTAGAACTTGATATTGCATACGATTTATATAAAAACAAGTATAATACTAAAGAATGGAATTTTAAAAGATGA
- a CDS encoding peptidylprolyl isomerase yields the protein MGKESKIRQLRKQGKIPKVVHNRKPSRLARIIVPILIFLFIFGIVSSVWGYVEKDTVAKVGRESITFNQVDQYLNYYKDLYSQLGQTLTAAQEQQFKESIINNLIEESLLVQYAKDHNLKADEATYKKNLSDQINSYIDQQKKQIGEANFNNYVTAQYGSLDAFKTYLEKVFGPSVERPLLADAALNDKNKDIKVTDEEIKKFFNSVKEVSAEHLLVLLPNNRAEQIANDILKEINEKKSTKDFNFKIFAENKVKEINDKEGKEVLKYENLGYFGKGVMVKEFEDAVFNENVKVGDIIGPVKTEYGFHIIHILGEKTVQETYDQPEKVNVRMVKFNFTPNDSKSQDLAYTSANSISIQTKRGMDFIEAVKRFSQDEATKNNNGETGYFTKEERPEIFNAVIKLKKGEITSPIKTQDGYVVAQLIDIQPAKEATLADKDTYAKVKDELINVKKQEVKKAFIEELKKQYGVRTTNPGRIIANFLRKFVATPFNNLQAWINSLSKSSTITPSNPSTGTDGTEPLQPINPSSGS from the coding sequence ATGGGAAAAGAAAGTAAAATTAGACAACTTAGAAAACAGGGTAAAATACCTAAAGTTGTGCATAATAGGAAGCCTTCTAGGTTAGCAAGAATTATTGTTCCGATATTAATATTTCTTTTTATTTTTGGAATAGTATCATCTGTATGGGGGTATGTTGAAAAAGATACAGTTGCAAAGGTCGGAAGAGAAAGCATTACATTTAACCAAGTAGACCAGTATCTAAATTACTATAAAGATCTCTACAGCCAGCTTGGACAAACACTAACTGCCGCACAAGAACAACAATTCAAAGAGAGTATTATTAATAACCTCATTGAAGAATCCCTTCTGGTCCAGTATGCAAAAGACCACAATCTAAAAGCAGACGAAGCAACTTATAAGAAAAACTTAAGCGATCAAATTAATAGTTATATCGACCAGCAAAAAAAGCAAATTGGGGAAGCTAATTTTAATAATTATGTAACTGCTCAATACGGTTCTCTTGATGCATTCAAAACATACCTTGAGAAGGTCTTTGGACCATCAGTTGAAAGACCATTACTTGCCGATGCCGCATTAAATGATAAGAACAAAGACATTAAAGTAACAGACGAGGAAATTAAAAAGTTTTTCAATTCTGTTAAAGAAGTCTCTGCAGAGCATTTACTTGTTTTGTTACCAAATAATAGGGCTGAACAAATAGCAAATGATATTTTAAAAGAGATTAACGAGAAAAAATCAACAAAAGATTTTAACTTCAAGATTTTTGCAGAGAATAAAGTCAAGGAAATAAACGACAAAGAAGGTAAAGAAGTTTTAAAGTATGAAAACCTTGGATATTTTGGAAAAGGAGTTATGGTTAAAGAATTCGAAGATGCCGTTTTTAATGAAAATGTAAAAGTGGGAGACATTATAGGTCCTGTAAAAACAGAATACGGATTTCATATCATCCATATCTTGGGGGAAAAGACAGTTCAGGAAACATACGATCAACCAGAAAAAGTCAATGTGAGGATGGTCAAATTTAATTTTACTCCAAATGATAGTAAATCACAAGATTTAGCGTACACCTCAGCAAATAGCATATCAATCCAAACAAAAAGGGGAATGGACTTTATTGAAGCAGTAAAAAGATTCTCACAGGATGAAGCAACAAAAAACAACAATGGAGAAACAGGATACTTTACTAAAGAAGAAAGACCTGAGATATTCAACGCAGTAATTAAACTAAAGAAGGGAGAAATCACTTCCCCAATTAAAACTCAAGATGGTTATGTTGTTGCACAGTTAATCGATATTCAACCTGCTAAAGAAGCTACACTCGCTGACAAAGATACCTACGCAAAGGTAAAAGACGAGCTCATAAACGTAAAGAAGCAAGAGGTTAAAAAGGCATTCATTGAAGAACTTAAAAAACAATACGGAGTAAGGACAACAAATCCTGGAAGAATTATTGCTAATTTCTTAAGAAAATTTGTTGCAACTCCATTCAACAATTTACAAGCTTGGATAAATAGCTTATCCAAATCATCTACTATCACCCCTTCTAACCCTAGCACAGGAACAGATGGGACTGAACCTCTACAACCCATAAACCCTTCTTCAGGAAGCTAA